From Nitrospirota bacterium, the proteins below share one genomic window:
- a CDS encoding sigma-54 dependent transcriptional regulator codes for MSKILVVDDEQSMRDFLAILLTKEGHEVVTAMNGADALRAVQAEIFDLVITDVKMPGADGMEVLKTVKEISPETVVIMITAFATTEAAVEAMKIGAYDYIIKPFKVDELKLIVYNSLEKRSLRKENILLKREIESKAGFANFIGKSEPMQKVFSLIRQVSDTKSTVLITGESGTGKELVARAVHFNSPRKNGPFVTVNCGALPETLLESELFGYMKGAFTGASSNKQGLFEAAHNGTLFLDEISATTPALQIKLLRVLQEREFIRVGGTAVIKVDVHIIAASNRDLLAEIAKGLFREDLYYRLNVIPIHLPPLRERKEDIPLLAEYFLKKVVRKEVELARIKMIDAEAMKALMAYHWPGNVRELENTIERMMIMTPEDVIRLDQVPDSVKIPSGSADLVTFDIPEAGMDLEALLENAEKTFLRKALEKTGGVKTDAAKLLGLTFRSFRHRLQKYGNS; via the coding sequence ATGAGCAAAATACTCGTTGTTGATGATGAACAGAGCATGCGGGATTTTCTCGCAATCCTGCTCACCAAGGAAGGTCACGAAGTCGTGACGGCAATGAACGGCGCCGACGCGCTCCGGGCGGTCCAGGCGGAGATCTTCGACCTGGTGATCACCGATGTGAAGATGCCCGGAGCCGATGGCATGGAAGTGCTCAAAACGGTCAAAGAGATCTCACCCGAGACCGTCGTGATCATGATCACCGCCTTTGCAACCACCGAGGCCGCGGTCGAGGCCATGAAGATCGGGGCATATGACTACATCATCAAACCCTTCAAGGTCGATGAACTGAAGTTGATCGTTTACAATTCCCTCGAGAAGCGTTCTCTGAGAAAAGAGAACATCCTTCTCAAGCGTGAGATCGAGTCGAAGGCGGGATTCGCCAATTTTATCGGGAAAAGCGAGCCGATGCAAAAGGTTTTTTCCCTTATCCGACAGGTCTCGGACACAAAGAGCACGGTGTTGATAACCGGTGAGAGCGGGACCGGCAAAGAGCTCGTGGCAAGAGCCGTCCATTTCAACAGCCCAAGGAAAAACGGACCGTTCGTGACGGTAAACTGCGGGGCATTGCCCGAGACCCTTCTTGAAAGCGAATTGTTCGGATACATGAAGGGCGCCTTCACCGGTGCGTCATCGAACAAACAGGGGCTTTTCGAAGCGGCTCACAACGGGACCCTTTTTCTTGATGAGATCAGCGCCACAACGCCGGCGCTCCAGATAAAACTCCTGCGGGTGCTCCAGGAACGGGAGTTCATCCGGGTGGGCGGTACCGCAGTGATCAAGGTGGATGTGCATATCATCGCCGCAAGCAACAGGGACCTGCTGGCAGAAATTGCCAAGGGTTTGTTCCGGGAAGACCTCTACTATCGTTTGAACGTGATCCCCATCCATCTGCCTCCGCTCAGGGAACGGAAGGAAGATATCCCGCTTCTTGCGGAATATTTTCTCAAGAAAGTCGTCCGCAAGGAGGTTGAACTGGCGCGGATCAAAATGATCGATGCTGAAGCCATGAAAGCGCTGATGGCATATCATTGGCCGGGAAATGTTCGGGAACTTGAGAACACCATAGAGCGAATGATGATCATGACGCCGGAAGATGTTATTCGTCTCGATCAGGTTCCGGATTCCGTGAAAATTCCCTCTGGCTCTGCCGACCTGGTCACGTTCGATATTCCCGAGGCGGGAATGGACCTTGAGGCCCTGCTGGAAAACGCCGAAAAAACGTTTCTCCGCAAAGCGCTCGAAAAAACAGGGGGGGTAAAGACCGATGCGGCAAAACTGCTCGGACTGACCTTCCGCTCCTTCCGGCACCGGCTGCAAAAGTACGGAAACTCGTAA
- a CDS encoding hemolysin family protein, with protein MLFLEILIIILLILLNGYFSASEISLISLRKSRVRHLVKSGNPKARKIQKLQEEPERFLATIQIGVTLIGTLAATFGGVIAIERIKPFIASLPVEFISKTAEPMAVFLVVGIITYLTLVFGELVPKSLAIRYSEKIAFITATPIDILSRLIRWILRILTVSNNFVLGLFVASDHHEPSLVSEDEVKYLIREGRKSGVFEPSEEDLIHSVFRFTDTVVKEVMVPRTEIVALEAESDVDAILRTMNEKGFSRLPVYSETIDNVIGVVYLKDILALHMENRPFKLDQVIRKPYIVPPNKNVSVLLKEMREKRIHLALVGDEYGGTDGLVTMEDLIEEIVGDIQDEQDKVLREIDEIAANRYLVDGKTNIEKVNERLNVNLPEDEFETIGGFVLGIFGRLPAEGDQVRYQNLMFTVLRLRKNRISRIRVLKYAPDQKEGEDNEDAVDSRD; from the coding sequence ATGCTTTTCCTTGAAATTCTGATAATCATACTTCTGATCCTTCTGAATGGATATTTTTCGGCATCTGAAATATCCCTGATATCTTTGCGCAAAAGCCGTGTGCGGCATCTTGTAAAAAGCGGCAATCCGAAAGCAAGGAAAATCCAGAAACTTCAGGAGGAACCGGAGCGCTTTCTCGCCACCATTCAGATCGGAGTCACTCTCATCGGGACCCTGGCGGCGACCTTTGGCGGGGTCATTGCCATCGAGCGAATCAAACCTTTTATAGCCTCCCTGCCCGTGGAATTCATCAGCAAGACAGCGGAACCGATGGCAGTCTTTCTCGTCGTAGGTATAATCACCTATTTGACGCTGGTGTTCGGCGAACTGGTCCCCAAATCACTGGCAATCCGTTATTCCGAAAAGATAGCGTTTATTACTGCAACTCCCATTGATATTCTTTCCAGGCTTATTCGCTGGATTCTTCGCATTCTTACGGTTTCCAACAATTTTGTGCTCGGATTATTTGTTGCCTCCGACCATCATGAACCATCCCTGGTATCTGAAGATGAGGTCAAATATCTCATCCGGGAAGGACGAAAGAGCGGAGTGTTCGAACCATCGGAAGAGGACCTCATCCACAGTGTGTTCCGCTTTACCGACACCGTGGTAAAGGAAGTGATGGTACCCCGGACCGAGATCGTGGCGCTTGAGGCGGAGAGCGATGTTGATGCCATCCTTCGGACCATGAATGAGAAGGGGTTCTCCCGGCTGCCCGTTTACTCAGAGACCATCGACAATGTGATCGGCGTTGTCTATCTCAAAGACATTCTTGCGCTCCACATGGAAAATCGTCCGTTCAAACTTGACCAGGTGATTCGCAAGCCGTATATCGTGCCGCCGAACAAGAATGTAAGCGTGCTGCTCAAGGAGATGCGGGAAAAACGCATCCACCTCGCACTCGTCGGAGACGAGTACGGCGGCACCGACGGTCTGGTCACTATGGAGGACCTTATCGAGGAGATCGTCGGCGATATCCAGGACGAACAGGATAAAGTGCTTCGCGAGATCGACGAAATAGCCGCGAACCGGTATCTTGTCGATGGAAAAACGAATATTGAAAAGGTGAATGAACGGCTGAACGTGAACCTGCCTGAGGACGAATTCGAGACCATCGGCGGTTTTGTTCTTGGCATCTTTGGACGGCTGCCGGCCGAAGGCGACCAGGTCCGGTATCAGAACCTGATGTTCACCGTGCTCCGCTTGCGAAAGAACCGGATCTCCCGCATCCGGGTCCTTAAATACGCGCCTGATCAGAAGGAGGGTGAAGATAATGAAGACGCCGTTGATTCTCGAGACTGA
- a CDS encoding ATP-binding protein produces MTQEYSKEEYTIRIKWLIWSRVVLATFLVGTLIFFQRHYAIYPFNTAYVYYFLLSVYCLTVVYWYLLKTTKRFSLLAYLQTSVDILLVTALTHLTGGIDSGFSLLYHLTIISSSIILYRRGGYLSASLSSILYGAMLDMQFYNVPGFVRSQNFTAVQVLFQVFINILSFYIVGLLSGYLSERLRKTRKELREKSIDLEDLRVLQEHILRSVGSGIVTMDLQGNIASWNPAAEEITGYRYDEIKSRWQQVFGDSIKGIFGHTDSLKASPFHFNGQIMKKDGSIALLGMTASLLKDDTNAVRGIILIFQDITKMVEMEDQVRMKERLATVGSLAAGIAHEIRNPLASLSGSIQVLQGELDLKGDNKQLMDIVVRETDRLNTIIMEFLEYARLKNAQNETIELSPVLDETIMLLKNSRDFTGNIRITHQVDPHVVIQGDPQRIRQVFWNLLINACQAMPQGGEIIITARPFSGVHDDMDWCEIIIADTGEGIARDDRDRIFNPFFTTKTGGTGLGLAIVYRIIQDHRGTITVESVPGKGTQFIIRLPIIEEPVYTTLKNNTEQARKRRN; encoded by the coding sequence GTGACACAAGAGTATTCAAAAGAAGAATACACGATACGCATAAAGTGGCTTATCTGGAGCAGGGTAGTGCTCGCGACCTTTCTGGTCGGGACACTTATTTTTTTTCAACGGCACTATGCTATTTACCCGTTTAATACCGCGTACGTATACTATTTTTTGCTCTCCGTCTATTGCCTCACCGTTGTTTACTGGTACCTTCTTAAAACGACAAAGCGTTTTTCCCTCCTCGCCTATCTTCAGACGTCGGTCGATATTCTTCTCGTTACCGCTCTCACCCATCTTACCGGAGGCATCGACAGCGGTTTTTCGCTCCTCTACCATCTGACGATCATCTCTTCAAGTATTATTCTGTACCGTCGGGGTGGTTATCTGTCGGCTTCTCTTTCGAGCATTCTGTACGGCGCAATGCTGGATATGCAGTTTTATAACGTTCCCGGTTTCGTCAGGAGCCAGAACTTCACAGCAGTCCAGGTGCTTTTTCAGGTGTTCATCAATATCCTCTCGTTCTACATCGTGGGGTTATTGAGCGGCTACCTTTCCGAGCGTCTCAGAAAAACTCGCAAGGAACTCCGGGAAAAGAGCATTGACCTGGAAGATCTCCGTGTCCTGCAGGAGCATATCCTTCGGAGCGTGGGAAGCGGTATCGTCACCATGGACCTGCAGGGCAACATCGCGTCATGGAATCCCGCGGCTGAAGAGATCACGGGGTACCGTTATGATGAGATCAAAAGCCGCTGGCAGCAGGTGTTCGGGGACAGCATCAAAGGGATCTTCGGCCATACTGACTCGCTGAAAGCGAGCCCATTTCATTTCAATGGGCAGATCATGAAAAAAGACGGCAGTATTGCACTGCTCGGGATGACTGCCTCTCTGCTGAAGGACGATACCAACGCCGTTCGCGGGATCATCCTTATCTTCCAGGACATAACCAAGATGGTCGAGATGGAGGACCAGGTACGCATGAAGGAGCGGCTGGCGACCGTCGGGAGCCTCGCCGCGGGCATCGCCCATGAGATCCGGAACCCGCTCGCGTCGCTCAGCGGTTCCATCCAGGTGCTTCAGGGCGAACTCGACCTCAAAGGCGACAACAAACAACTTATGGATATCGTTGTTCGCGAGACAGACCGGCTCAACACGATCATCATGGAATTTCTGGAATATGCCCGTCTCAAGAACGCTCAGAATGAAACCATTGAGCTTTCACCCGTGCTTGATGAAACGATCATGCTGTTGAAGAACAGCAGGGATTTTACGGGCAACATCCGCATCACTCATCAGGTGGATCCGCACGTCGTAATACAAGGGGACCCCCAGCGGATTCGCCAGGTCTTCTGGAACCTGCTTATTAACGCCTGCCAGGCGATGCCGCAGGGCGGCGAGATAATAATCACCGCGAGGCCGTTTTCCGGAGTACATGATGACATGGATTGGTGTGAGATCATTATAGCGGATACGGGCGAAGGAATCGCGCGCGACGATCGGGACAGGATATTCAATCCTTTTTTTACGACAAAGACCGGGGGCACCGGTCTGGGGCTGGCGATCGTCTACCGGATCATCCAGGACCATCGCGGCACGATCACGGTGGAAAGCGTGCCGGGCAAAGGGACCCAATTCATCATCAGGCTCCCAATCATTGAGGAGCCGGTTTACACGACGCTTAAGAACAATACGGAGCAGGCGCGGAAAAGGCGGAATTGA
- a CDS encoding type II secretion system F family protein, with translation MATSVFTWEGKTRQGSVQKGEISANSKEDVLALLRKQNIQPINVTAKPKELKLSFGAPKVKDKDIVIFTRQLATMIDAGLPLVQCLDILGNQTENKTLAKTVNQVRSDVESGATFADALKKHPKIFDNLYCNMVAAGEAGGILDTILGRLAAFMEKFAKIKGQIKSAMIYPSVILFVAVAVVSLLLVVVVPMLANIFVEAKMQLPFPTRVVMAVSNFLKGWGGLVLLVSLVAFFIGLKQFRKTENGRRLTDAFALKVPVAGSLIQRVAVAKFTRTLGTLLTSGVPILEGLLIVSRTAGNKVVEEAILATRQSVSEGKTLAEPLGRAKVFPSMVVSMISVGEATGALDNMLNKIADFYDDEVDSAVAALTSLLEPMLMIFLGITVGFVIVAMYMPIFQMGAAAG, from the coding sequence GCGTATTTACTTGGGAAGGCAAAACCCGGCAGGGATCTGTCCAAAAGGGCGAAATTTCCGCAAACAGCAAGGAAGACGTTCTCGCGCTTCTTCGAAAGCAGAATATTCAGCCGATCAATGTAACCGCCAAGCCGAAAGAGCTCAAGTTGAGTTTCGGCGCTCCAAAAGTTAAAGATAAGGATATCGTGATCTTTACCCGTCAGTTGGCGACCATGATCGATGCGGGATTGCCGCTCGTGCAGTGTCTTGATATCCTCGGCAACCAGACGGAAAACAAAACGCTTGCAAAGACGGTAAACCAGGTCAGGTCCGATGTGGAGAGCGGGGCGACCTTCGCCGATGCGCTCAAGAAACACCCCAAGATCTTTGACAATCTCTATTGCAATATGGTTGCCGCCGGAGAGGCGGGCGGTATTTTGGACACCATTCTCGGCCGGCTCGCAGCTTTTATGGAAAAGTTCGCGAAGATCAAGGGCCAGATCAAATCGGCGATGATCTATCCCTCGGTCATCCTGTTCGTGGCGGTTGCCGTGGTTTCCCTGCTGCTGGTTGTCGTCGTCCCCATGCTGGCCAACATATTTGTCGAAGCAAAAATGCAGCTGCCTTTCCCCACCCGCGTTGTGATGGCGGTCAGCAATTTCTTGAAAGGCTGGGGCGGGCTGGTCCTTCTCGTCAGCCTGGTCGCTTTCTTTATCGGTCTCAAACAATTCAGAAAAACCGAAAATGGCCGGAGATTGACGGATGCCTTTGCCTTAAAAGTACCCGTTGCGGGTTCACTGATCCAGCGGGTTGCGGTTGCCAAGTTTACGCGCACCCTCGGTACGCTGCTTACCAGCGGGGTCCCCATCCTTGAAGGGTTGTTGATCGTTTCGAGGACCGCGGGCAACAAGGTTGTGGAAGAAGCGATCCTCGCCACCCGGCAGAGCGTGAGCGAAGGAAAAACGCTTGCTGAGCCCCTGGGAAGGGCAAAGGTCTTCCCCTCAATGGTCGTCTCGATGATCTCGGTCGGTGAGGCGACGGGCGCGCTCGACAACATGCTGAACAAGATCGCTGACTTCTACGATGATGAGGTGGATTCCGCGGTGGCGGCGCTCACCTCCCTGCTTGAGCCCATGCTGATGATCTTTCTGGGCATCACGGTCGGTTTCGTGATCGTCGCCATGTACATGCCGATATTCCAGATGGGCGCGGCTGCGGGTTAA
- a CDS encoding phosphoribosylaminoimidazolesuccinocarboxamide synthase, giving the protein MKTPLILETDLAGLKPPKRGKVRDIYDLGETLLIVATDRISAFDVVLPNAVPEKGRVLTQISRYWFSKTSDIVMNHLISTDVKDYPAECRKHAAVLEGRSMLVKKSQPLPVECIVRGYLSGSGLKEYKTSGSVSGIKLPPGLSEASRLPEPIFTPSTKAEIGEHDENIDFKDVVKRIGANTADKIRKYTLAIYRRACELAEPKGIIIADTKLEFGMFNGDVILIDEVLTPDSSRFWPKNDYREGVVQKSFDKQFVRDYLLSLNWNQKPPAPVLPDDVVQKTSEKYLEVLRMLTS; this is encoded by the coding sequence ATGAAGACGCCGTTGATTCTCGAGACTGATCTTGCAGGTCTCAAGCCGCCAAAGCGCGGCAAAGTGCGCGATATCTACGATCTCGGCGAGACCCTGCTCATTGTCGCAACGGACAGGATATCCGCGTTCGATGTGGTGCTCCCGAACGCGGTCCCGGAGAAGGGCAGGGTGCTCACGCAGATATCAAGGTACTGGTTCTCCAAGACCTCGGATATCGTCATGAACCACCTCATTTCCACGGATGTCAAAGACTATCCTGCTGAGTGCAGAAAACATGCTGCGGTCCTAGAAGGTCGGAGCATGCTTGTGAAGAAGTCGCAACCGCTGCCGGTTGAGTGCATCGTTCGCGGTTATCTGTCCGGCTCCGGGCTTAAGGAGTATAAGACTTCCGGCTCAGTGAGCGGCATCAAACTGCCACCCGGTCTGTCCGAGGCATCCCGACTACCTGAACCGATATTCACACCGTCCACGAAGGCCGAGATAGGGGAGCATGACGAGAACATAGACTTTAAAGATGTTGTTAAGCGTATTGGGGCTAACACAGCGGATAAAATAAGGAAATATACGCTCGCCATTTACCGGAGAGCATGCGAACTTGCTGAACCTAAAGGGATCATCATTGCGGATACGAAGCTTGAATTCGGCATGTTCAACGGAGACGTGATCCTGATCGATGAAGTGCTCACCCCGGACTCGTCCCGTTTCTGGCCGAAGAATGATTACCGGGAAGGGGTCGTACAGAAAAGCTTCGACAAGCAGTTCGTCCGGGATTATCTTCTTTCTCTTAACTGGAACCAAAAGCCCCCCGCGCCCGTGCTTCCCGATGACGTCGTGCAAAAAACGAGCGAAAAGTATCTCGAAGTACTCAGGATGCTGACGAGCTGA
- a CDS encoding menaquinone biosynthesis decarboxylase, whose translation MAYDTLRDFIAVLEKNNELVRIKAEVDAQLEIAEITDRVSKEKGAANKALLFERVKGSAFPVLTNAFGSMKRMCLALEVESLDEIGQRIKEFVDPTNLFPGPGAGIMDKLGVLPKLAELAKFFPKTVKKAPCQEVVLTGDHVDLSKIPVLQCWPADGGRFITLPMVCSIDPLTKITNVGMYRMQVFDHQTTGMHWHKHKDGARQYQQYEALGRRMEVAVAIGGDPAIIYSATAPLPPAIGEFIFAGFLRKKPLEVVQCKTVDVRVPAEAEFVLEGFVDPHERRVEGPFGDHTGYYSEADEYPVFHITAITHRKDAIYPATLVGRPPQEDAYLGKATERIFLPLLQMVAPDILDMDMPVEGVFHNNVIVRIKKRYPGHGKKVINTIWGTGMLMLSKFVIVCDEDVNIHDYSEVTWKVMNHVDPQRDVIITDGPLDILDHSCPQIGFGGKMGIDATRKGPGEGFSRSWPDEIKMSPAIQALVENRWKEYGF comes from the coding sequence ATGGCATACGATACATTAAGAGATTTTATCGCGGTCCTCGAAAAAAACAACGAACTGGTCAGGATCAAGGCTGAAGTGGACGCCCAGCTTGAGATCGCGGAAATTACCGACCGGGTATCAAAAGAAAAGGGTGCGGCAAATAAAGCGCTCCTTTTCGAGCGGGTCAAAGGTTCCGCCTTCCCGGTACTGACCAACGCATTCGGCTCAATGAAACGGATGTGTCTTGCTCTCGAGGTCGAAAGTCTGGATGAGATCGGCCAGCGGATCAAGGAGTTTGTCGATCCCACAAACCTGTTCCCGGGTCCGGGCGCCGGAATCATGGACAAGCTGGGAGTACTGCCGAAGCTTGCCGAACTCGCCAAATTTTTCCCAAAAACCGTAAAAAAAGCCCCCTGTCAGGAGGTTGTTCTGACGGGAGACCACGTGGACCTTTCCAAAATCCCCGTGCTTCAGTGCTGGCCGGCCGATGGAGGACGTTTTATCACGCTCCCCATGGTCTGCTCGATCGATCCCCTGACGAAGATCACGAACGTCGGCATGTACCGCATGCAGGTCTTTGATCATCAGACCACGGGCATGCACTGGCACAAACACAAGGACGGCGCCCGGCAGTATCAGCAGTACGAGGCCCTCGGCAGGCGCATGGAAGTGGCGGTTGCCATCGGCGGCGATCCTGCTATCATCTATTCCGCCACCGCGCCGCTCCCTCCGGCCATCGGCGAGTTTATCTTCGCGGGTTTTCTCAGAAAGAAGCCGCTGGAGGTCGTCCAGTGCAAGACCGTCGACGTTCGGGTGCCGGCAGAGGCTGAGTTCGTGCTTGAAGGATTTGTCGACCCGCATGAGCGCCGGGTGGAAGGACCCTTCGGCGACCATACGGGCTACTACTCCGAGGCGGATGAGTACCCGGTATTCCATATTACCGCCATCACTCACCGTAAGGACGCGATCTATCCGGCCACGCTGGTCGGCCGCCCGCCGCAGGAAGACGCCTATCTCGGCAAGGCCACGGAACGGATATTTCTCCCGCTTCTCCAGATGGTCGCGCCCGACATACTCGACATGGACATGCCCGTTGAAGGCGTGTTCCATAACAACGTAATCGTCAGGATCAAAAAACGCTATCCCGGCCACGGCAAGAAGGTGATCAACACGATCTGGGGTACGGGTATGCTCATGCTCTCCAAATTCGTCATTGTCTGCGACGAGGACGTCAATATCCACGATTACTCCGAAGTCACCTGGAAGGTCATGAACCATGTCGACCCGCAGCGCGACGTCATCATCACCGACGGGCCGCTTGATATTCTTGATCACTCGTGTCCTCAGATCGGGTTCGGCGGCAAGATGGGCATCGATGCCACGCGAAAAGGACCCGGCGAAGGATTCAGCCGCTCATGGCCCGATGAGATCAAAATGTCACCGGCGATACAGGCGCTTGTCGAGAACCGCTGGAAGGAATATGGATTCTGA